The nucleotide sequence CTCAGGCGCAACCACGGCTGCGCGTCCAGGTCATCGTCCACCCCATCCACATTGGTGTACATGTGATGGATGAGGTTGTGCTTTACGTTCCACATGAAGCTGTTGCCACCGAGCACATTGAGAGTGAAGGATGCAAACTGGTTGACCCACTTCGACTTGCTAAACGAACCGTGCGCACCGTCGTGCATGACGTTGAAACCAATAGCAGACCCTGTCAGGCCAAGCAACGCGCATTCTGCCAGAGCTATCCACGTGGGAGGCGTCAGGAAGACGAGGTGTAAGTACACGGCAACGAACACAACCGTGAGGATGATGGCTTTGGCAAACAGGCGAGCGTCGCCGGTGGTGTCTTTGCCTGCTTCGGCGAAGTAGGCGTTGGTGCGGAGTTTTAGCTCTTTATGAAAAGAGCGAGAGGCCGCGAATTTGGGTGCTTGCATATGAGGTGATAATAGAGGAACCAAGCAAAGGTATGCCCTCCCAACGCCAGCTCGTTGGGAATCGTCCATAAGCCCCAGATTTTGCACATTTTCTGTACTGAATTAGAAGCTATTTAGCGGCATAAAATACCGCATGCTACAACAGCTTCTTCTTGATACACAGGATGAAAGCGCTGGGGACACTAGACACTACGCTCCTTACCATTTCATCTGAATGAAATCTTGCGCAGACGGGTCGCTTAGCGTTGGCTTATCTCTCCTCCACCCCACGGCAAGCCAGGTCTCAATAAGGGCCTTAGCTGTTCGAGAGGTACGAATACCTGAATCTCTCCTTGCGCATACGAGGCAATTTCGTAGGGCGTGTAGATGAATATTGCGCCGCTACGCGTGAGGTACACGTTGTGGCTGACCGGCATCTTCTTCACGAACAAGAACTCATCGAGCTTGGTGGTAGCAGTTTGGCGCAGGGTACGGCGGACTGCTTGGTCGAGCAGGTTGCTGAGCGAAACGGTGGCATCAGGCCGGAAGATGTCTGCGTAGCGCAACGCCTTGCCCGTGCGCATATCGAAGGTGGTGGCACGGGTGCCGTAGTTGCCGTGGGCGCCCCCGGTGTAGCTGTACGTGAAAAAGCCTACGCTTAGCAGGTTGTCCTGATTCCAGAAAACGTGCGTTACCGTTTGGTCTTCGTAGCGCAGCATGTAGTCGTAGGAAGGAGCCGCGCTGCTGTCGGGTTCCGTGGGACGATCTTGTGCGAGGTCGGCGGCATCGGCCCGGTAGTCTTTAGCGAATGCACTTTTTTGCTGTTGCCAGTACTGCTCTAAAGAGGCTGGCGCCGCCTGCGAATCCAGCGTATCACCGCGCAAGCCACGCAGCATACCAGTCATTAGCGCCTTGCGCTCTGACTCGGAGTTGTTGGCGGGCAAGAGAGTATGCAAGCTAATGCGGCCATGCGGTGACTTTGGCTGCTTGGGAAAAGCCGCCAGAGAGTCGGTGAAGTAACGTGAAACCAAGGCAATGCTACCGGGAAGTTGCACTTCGCGCAGCCGAATAGGATGTGCGGCCCGGGTGCCGGTTAGCTCGTTGCCATTCAGTTTCAACCGCCAGAGCGGGCCATTGGCCTCCTCATTTAACAGGCTCGGGTTGTGGTCGCGCACCAGTACGCTGTCGGACGATGAAACGGCATCGAAATCAGGCGTCAGTTCGTGCGGCTGGCCATCCGCGCCGCTATAGCACCCGAAAAAAGTGGGTTGGTTGCGGTTCTCGAAGCCGGTTGGCCACGTCTGGAGGTGCAGCGTCACGGTATCGGGGCCTACCGTACCGCGGTAGCACCGATACCAGGTGCCAGCAGAATTTTGTAGGGTCGCAGGAGCAAGTGCCTGCTCGTTCCCTACGGTGGTGGCTGCTGCACCCGAGTTGGTGTTGGATTGACAGGCGGTAAATAGCCCAGCCATACACAAAACGGCAAAGCGCAGGGCAACTAAGGAGGTAGGAAAGCTCATCTATTGGGAAGGTAAAAGCTAACAAGTGTACAAGATATTGTTCATAAAGTACCTCAACAGCTTGGACAGCGTATGTACCCACACGTAAACTTTCACACATCCTCAAGATCTTTCCTGATGAGCTACATCAAAGCCGGCCAAGATGCCAACGGCGAAGACATCAAACTGCATTATACCGACCAAGGACAAGGCCAAACAGTAGTACTGATTCATGGCTGGCCCCAAAGCCACGAGGCCTGGACCTACCAGCTCGGAGAATTGCCCAAACACGGCTTGCGCGTAGTGGCCTACACGCGCCGCGGTTTCGGAAACTCCTCTAAGCCTTTCGAAGGCTACGACTACGATACGCTGGCCGACGACTTGAAAGCTGTGCTTGACACGCTTGACCTGCAAAACGTAACGCTGGTTGGTTTCTCGATGGGCGGTGGCGAAGTAGCTCGCTACATGAGCCGCCACGGCGGAGCCCGAGTAGCTAAAGTGGCTTTCATTTCTGCAGTAACGCCTTACCTGTTGAAAACCGACGACAACCCCGACGGGGTGCCTCAGTCGGTGTTCGACGATATCCAAGCCAACATTGCCAAAGACCGGTTCGACTTTCTTCAGTCTTTTGGCAAAGACTTCTACGGCGTGGGTGCGCTAAGCAAACCCGTTAGCCAAGCCGTGCTCGACTGGTCGTTTGGTATGGCCTCGCTTGGCTCGCACCAGGCCACGGTGCAGTGCGCCACTGCGTTTGCTACCACTGACTTCCGCTCTGACCTTGCCGCTATCAGCGTGCCAGCGCTTGTGATTCATGGCGAAGACGACAAAACCGTGCCCATCAAAAACAGCGGCGAGCGGATGAGCCAGCACCTGAAGCATGCCACCTACGTGGTGTACGACGGAGCCCCCCACGGCCTCTTCATCACCGACAAAGACAAACTGAACCGCGACCTAGTCGCATTTGCAACCGGTTCGTCGGTGGAAGCCAGCAAATAGAGCAAGTAGGTTTTGCACCTGAGCTAAAAAAAGTCCCCGCACTTCAAGAAGTGCGGGGGCTTTTTTTAGCTGAGACAGTAGCACCTTTCTTAAGGCTTCAGTAGCGTATCACTCACCCTACTCCCAGAGGGGTGCTATGCCACCTGATTAATTTTTATCAACCACGAAAGCAGAGCCAGTCAATGCCACATCAGCCTTCAATACGCGCCCAGCGGTTAGTTCAGTGCTTAGGGGCTGGCTGCCCCCAACGAACACCTGGACCTTGCCTGCCTGCTGTATGCGCTGTGCTTTGGCATCGAGCATAGCCAGTTGCCGTGGCGTAAGCGTAAAACGCACTGTTTTCTTCTCGCCGGCCTTCAATGGCAGCCGCTCGAACCCTTCCAGGGCATGAATGGCTACGCGGCCTTTAGCGCCCACATGTTTCACATAGAGCTGCACCACTTCGTCGCCCGGACGCTTACCGGTGTTCTGTACCTCCACGCTCACGGCAACAGGCTTGCCGGTTTGCACGCTTGGTAGCACTTTCAAGTTGCTGTACTTAAAGGTGGTATAGCTCAGGCCGTGGCCGAAAGGAAACAAGGGCGTATCCTTGAAGTAGCGGTACGTACGGCCCGCCATGTCGTAGTTATCGAAGGGAGGGAGTTGGCTTTCCGATTTGTAGAACGTCACGGGCAAGCGGCCAGCCGGATTATAGTCACCGAACAGCACGTCGGCCAGGGCCGTACCCGCCGACTGCCCGCCGTACCACGTATTCACAATGGCTGGCAAGTTGGCGGCCTCCCAGGGGCACCCGATGGCGCTGCCCGTCATCATGACGAACACTACGGGTTTGCCTGAGGAGTGCAACACTTTCATTAGCTCGGTTTGTACCTTGGGCAGCGCAATGCTGGTTCGGTCGCCCCCACTGAAGCCTTCCACATCCACTTTCATTTCCTCGCCTTCCAGTCGCGGCGAGATGCCTCCCACAAACACAATAGCATCGGCATCTTTCACTTCGCTCAGAATAGCGGCGGCGTTCATGGGTACCACATGTGCCCCCGTGAATTTGAGAATGGTGCGGCGGTCGGTCTGGCAATATTCAATCTTCAGTTCCATCCTTTTCCCAGCCTCCACTTTCATGATGTGTTGCGTGGTGGAAACACCGCGGCTTTTCCAGTTGTCAATCACCAGCTTGTTGTCTACGAACAAGCGGTAGCCATCGTCGCCGGTGATCTGGAAAGCTAGCTCCTCCGACTTTTCGGGGGTGAACGTGGTGGTGTAGCGCGCCGAAATATTCTCGGCCGGCAGCCCTTTCACAATCTCCACCTTGGTGTTGGCCAAGTACCGGTCCAGGCCGTTTTCGATGGCCGTGGCTACCGGCTTCCCTTCCAGGTTGGTACCCGTGAAGTACTCGGCTTTGAAGCCTTGCTGGCCGTCGGACACCAAGTTTTTGTTGATGTCGAAGGCTTCGTACACTGTGTTGCTGGCGTAGTCCACGCCCTGCATGTACTTCACCTCGGTGCCAGTGCCCAGTTTGGCCTTGATGCCTTCCAGCGGCGTCACGTTGTTGGTTGGGAAGCCGTTGTAGTTGCCGAGTTGTACGGCGTCGTTGTCGGCGTTGGGGCCAAGCACCACTATCTTTTTGAGGTCTTTGCGTAGCGGCAACGTGTTCTTGTCGTTTTTGAGCAACACCAACGACTCGTGCGCCATTTTGAGGGCGTGGGCCTGATGCGGCTTGCTTTCCACTACGCTCATCGGAATCTGCGCGTATTTCACGCGCTCCACCGGGTCGAACATGCCCAGCTGAAAGCGAATCTTGTAGAGCCGCTTCACCGACACGTCCAGTTGCTTTTCCGTTATCAGCCCGCGCTGCACCGATTCCAGCAAGGAATTATAGGTGAAGAGCTTACCCGTAGCGCACTCTATGTCGGTGCCGTGCAGCACGGCGTTGGCGGCGGCGGTAGCAGCGTCAGGGTCGGTTTTGTGGTGTTGCCAGAAGTCGTTGATGCCGTCGCAGTCGGACGTGACGTACCCGTTAAACTTCCACTTGTCGTACAGAATCTCGTTCATCAGCTTGTCGCTGCCGCAGCAAGGCTGACTGGCGTACGCGTTGTAGGCGCACATCACGCCGGCTACTTTGGCGTCCACAATCAGGTCGCGGAACGCAGGCAGGTAGGTATCCCACAGGTCATAGTCGCTGATTTTGGCGTTGAACTCGTGGCGCGAAGGTTCAGGACCGCTGTGCACGGCAAAATGCTTGGCGCAGGCCGTAATTTTCAAATACTTCGGGTCGTCGCCCTGAAATCCTTTCACCAGCGCCGACCCCAACTGACCTGTCAGATAAGGATCCTCCCCGTAGGTCTCCTGGCCCCTACCCCACCGCGGGTCGCGGAAGATGTTGATGTTTGGGGTCCAGAACGTGAGGCCTTGGTAGATGCCTCGCTCTCCGCGCCGCACATACTCCTGGTGCACCGCTCGGGCTTCGTCGGACGTGATGGTGGCCATTTGCAGCATGGCGTCTTTGTCGAAGGTAGCAGCCATGCCAATTGCCTGTGGGAAAACCGTCGTTTTCATGCTGGTGCGGGCCACGCCATGCAGCGCCTCGTTCCACCAGTTGTACGCCGGAATGCCCAGCCGATCAACGGCCGGCGAGCCATTCAGCATCTGTGATACTTTTTCCGGCAAGGTCAGTCGCCCCACTAGGTCATCTACCCGCTGATCAATGGGCAGATCAGGATTGCGGAAAGGCATGTCCTCTGGTTTGCTGCTTGCCACTTTCTGGGTGGCATTGGCACTACTCTTCTGACTCACGTTCAACAGGCCACCTACTAGGGCCGCTAACGACAGGATGATGATGGGTTTCTTCATTCTTGGGGAATTGACTGCAACCGGTCCTTACGACTGGCCTATAGAACGCTCGGAAAAGCCCTAAAGTAAAAGCCGTGCAATCGTTTCTGAGATAAACCTAAGCGGGTAGAGCAGAAATAAAATATCTAATCGATTGCGGTATGTGCTCTCCCGAAACTTCGCTCCAAACAGCACCTAAAGCACGTGGCATTGCTCCTGCTGAACGGCTCATATTGATTCTATACTTGCCAGCTCATCCTTCCTCTTAACCGTGGCCTATTTGAGGGTGAGGTACGCTCATAAAAAATCCCCGTTTCCAGTGGAACGGGGATTCATGAAGCTGTTCGCAACGAGGTTGGGGGAATGAAGGACGCTACACCGCTGAATTGCTGCGGGCACCACTTACACCCTAGGTGCAGACTACAGATACAGGAGCTTCCATCCGAGGAAGAGCCTACAGCTGTAGTCTGCCGCTAAACGTGCTTACAAGGAAAACTATAAAGCCACAAAAAAGCCGGCAAGCAATGCTTCCGGCTTAGTTGGTTAGATAGGCGTGCCAATTATGGTCGATGGTACCGGCACTCAGCTTGAGGAAACCAGACAAGGTGGGTTTCTTCGGCTGCTGTCTTATCGTAAGGCCGGCCTCCTGTGGGGTACGGTGCCCTTTGGCATGGTTGCACCGGGAGCAAGCCGTAAGCAAGTTACCCCAACTGGAATCACCGCCGCGCGAGCGAGGCAACACGTGGTCGAGGGTTAGGTTTTTGGTGGAGCCGCAATATTGACACTCGAAATGGTCACGCTTCATGATGTTGTGGCGGCTTAGGGCAATGCCCTTGTACGGCACACGCACGTAGCGCTGCAATCGGATGATGCTGGGCTTGGGATACGACTTGCTAACAGTTCGTAGCACGCCGTTTTCCGAGTTGGCAATCATCTCGGCCTTCTCTAAAAACAGTAAAACAAATGCCTTCTGCACACTGCACAGCGTGATGGCTGTGTAATCGCCATTCAGAACTAGGACTTTTTGATCCATACGCTTAAGTAAGAGTAATCATCAGGTACAGCGAAAGCTAGATGATTCTAAGCGTATTAACAATAGCCAGAAACTTTAGTTTCTATTTGCTCGTGGGCAGGCAAAGATTGTTTTTTAGTGGGTGTTGCCGCATTTAGAACCAGCCTACTTGAGGCCTGAATGCCCTCAGCACTACGCGCTAACCGCTCTTATTCGGTTAGCAGGCGCTTGATCAGGCGCAGCTTGTGGGTGTACTTCTGCCGGTCGCGGTTGAAGATGCCATTGTGGTCGAGAGGGTCGATGCGTACTTCGCCGCTGGCATGGATGATTTGCTGGTCGTCAAGTAGTAACCCAACGTGTACTATGTTGCCTTCCGCGTTGTCAAAGAAAGCCAAGTCGCCGGGCTGGGTTTGGGCCACGAAGTGCACCGTTTGGCCGTGGTTGATCTGCTGGCGCGCATCGCGGGGGAGCTGCACCCCAATGAGGCCGTAGAGTTGCTGCATCAATCCAGAGCAGTCGATGCCAAACAAACTTTTGCCACCCCATAGGTAGGGCGCTTTCAGGTACACGAGCGCCATTTTCTGAAGCAGGCGCAGGCGAGCATCAAGGGGCCCGTGCGGCCCGTGCCCGTTTTGGGGGTTGGTGGCAGCGCCGTTGTAGAATAGCTGCCGCTCCCCGAGGCGCAACGTCATCCCATCGAAGAAAGGCAGCCGTGAACCGAGCTGCACCGGAATGCGGGTATCCGGGTCGCTTACGATTTGCACCACATCCAACGTACGCGGGTGGTCCTGGGCTTGCCAGGCGGCTAAGTAGTCGGTGGTTATGGAGGTATGTTGCTTCACATCCATCCAGCCCACGTACTGGTCGGCGGTAGTCCGGATCTGTATCCATTGTCCCTGCGCTAACAGGATGGAGTAGCACTCGCCAAAGACTAATTGGGTAACAATTTCGGCTTTGTCCGTAGGTTCGGCGCGTACCGGCACAACGCTCAGTGCGCAGATTCCGTGTTCCAAGGTGGTAATATGGTGAGGTGGTGAACTGGTGAGTTTGCTGTTCGACTTCCGCATACTGCGCGGCTGAAACGTCTAACGCACTAGTTCATTTCAATTATAAGCGTATAAAGTGGTCGGGCAATCTAGCAGCAAAGAACGTCAAACTCACTGTTTCACCATCTCACTCGTTCATTTAATAGTCCCGGGCGCGGTCTAGCTCACGCTTCTGGTCTTTTTCTTTGATGCTGTCCCGCTTATCGAACAGCTTCTTGCCTTTGGCTAGCGCAATTTCCAGCTTGGCAAACCCCCGGTCGTTAACGAACATCCGGATGGGAATGATGGTGAGGCCTTGCTCCTGATTTTTGTTGGCCAGTTGGTTTAGCTCACGCTTGTTGAGCAGCAGTTTGCGCGGGCGGGTTGGCTCGTGGTTGTTGTAGGTGCCAGCGGTGTACTTGGCAATGGTCAGGCCATGCACCCACAGGCTGCCGTCGGGTTGGAACACGCAGAAACCGTCTTGAATCTGCACGCTACCATCCCGAATGCTTTTGATTTCGGTGCCTTGCAGCATGATGCCCGCATCATACTTCGCTAAGAAAGCATATTCGTAGGAGGCGCGGCGGTTCAGGATGTTTACGCGCTTGGGGGTATCTTCTTTTTTACTCACGATGGGTCGGGTATTTTGTCTGGCCGTGGGCAGGCCGCGGAACTAGGAAGTCTTGCGTAGTGCGTTGAAGCGCGCATGTAGCTTAGCACTATCTACGATGCGCTGGCCGGTACGGCCGGTAGCTACTAGCCGCTCGCCTACATACGCTTTTACGTGGCAAGTCAATTCAGCGCCTTTCAACTCATCAAAAATAGCTTGAATTTCCACGGTTTCTCCTTCGAAGGCCGGTGCGTGGTGTTCCACCAAGAGCATCGTGCCAATGCCGGCCTCTCCTTCTTCCAGCATCAGGTCCACAAACTGCCGACTGCTCCACTCCAGCGCCTGCCCCAACGCAAACGTGCTCAGCACCGGATGAATCAGCTTTCCGTTGAGTACGGCAAAATCCTGCGCTGTAACTACAAACGAGTACGTCTGAACATCCCCAGGCTGGAAAAGCAATTTCATGGTTTGAATAAGGTAGACAGATAGTAAGGTAGTTGTTGGCAGCCTTGGCCAACGTCAACGTAGAGTTGGCACTTAAAAAATAGCAAATGAAGTAAGCACATTTTATTTTATGTCGTATGTTTACGTCATACATCATTGCTATATGACCTACGCCAAAACCGCAGTCTTTACTGACGAGCAACAGCAACTTGCTCGCGTGGCAAAGGCCCTTGCACACCCGGCTCGGGTGGCCATCATTCAACTACTGGCTTCCAAGAAAACTTGCATTTCCGGTGACATTGCGGCCGAGTTGCCTCTCTCTCGCACGACGGTTTCACAGCATTTGCAAGAGTTGAAAGCCCTAGGATTGATTCGGGGCGAAATTGATGGACTTACCGTCTGCTACTGCCTCAACACCGAGTTGCTTCGCCAAGTGCAGCAGCAATTCAGTGCCTTTTTCACCGAGGCCATGGCTGTTGAAGCCTGCTCGCCTGGTACTACTTGCTGCTAATTCGTTTTCCTACCCTACGTCTCTTTACTTATGGAACCTGCTGTTTTCCCCCGGATGCACGTCTCGCTGTACGTCTCCGACCTAACCGCCACAGTTAATTTCTACACTGCTTTCTTTGGCCAGCCCGCTGCCAAAATCCGCCGCGGCTACGCCAAATACGTGTTGGATAAGCCTTCCTTAATTATCTCTTTCGTCGAGAATCCGGAACGCGTGGCAAGCAACTTCGGGCACCTTGGCTTTCAGGTGGAGACTGTGGAAGAAATGGAGCAACGATTGGCTGTTGCGCACAAGTTCGGCTTGGTTGCTCGAGAAGAAATGGGTACTAGCTGCTGCTACGCCAAACAAGACAAATTCTGGGTCAACGACCCCGACGGTGTGGAATGGGAAGTATATTACTTCCACGCCGATGCCGAGTTCAATGACCCACGCTATCAGCAAGAGTACGACCAAGCCGACGCAAGCAACACCCAATGCTGCATTGCCCCAACCGCCAAGGCGCAACCAGCTACACTAAACGTACTAGATACTGCGCCAATGGCTTTTCCGCTAACAGCGGCTACTCCGGTTATAGCGCCTGCCACTGCGTGTGCTCCTGGCGGCGGATGCTGCTAGCTGAGTTTCACATTTTTCAGGTAATCACTGGCCGGATTAGCGCGGCTGGCAGGGTGGTACTCTTGTAGCCACGTCTGGCTACTCGCATAGCTTTAGTTTTCAAGTCGATGTCCACTACCTCAAATATCCTGGTGCTCTGCACCGGTAATTCCTGTCGTAGCCAATTGCTACACGGCTACCTCCAGCAACAACTCGCAGGCCGGGCTACCGTGTACAGCGCAGGGGTGGAAGTCCATGGCCTCAACCCCAGGGCAGTACAGGTGATGGCCGAGGATGGCGTGAATATCTCTCACCACACCAGCAACCACGTAGACGAGTACTCGGCTGTACCGTTTGATTTCGTGCTCACTGTCTGTGACCACGCCAACGAAGTGTGCCCCGCCTTTCCTTCATCCGCGCAAAAACTGCATCACAACTTCCCCGACCCCGCCAAAGCAACGGGCACTGAAGAAGAAGTGATGCAGGAATTCCGCTCAGTCCGCGACCAGGTGAAAGACTATGCTCGTGACTTTGTACGGGCGCAATTTGCCACCACCTAACCGAATTGAAACACCCTCCGGCTTCTCCCTTCTTGTCAGTGCTCTGGCCCAGACCGGCTACTATTCATTGGCCGGTTCAGACCTATGCTACGAACCAGAAGTTAGTTTTAGCCGTGGGTCGGAGCTAACGAGTTGATTGGCGAAGTCGCCGGCTTGGTATTGAAACTGCGCCGTCATGGCCACCATGCCCGCGTTGTCGGTGCAGAACTGGAAGTCGGGAATAAACACTTGCCAGTTTTGGCTGGCCGCTTCATCGTGCAGGGCCTGGCGTAGGCCGGAGTTAGCAGCCACCCCACCGGCTAAGGCTATCTGGGTGAGGTGATGGTCGGCGGCGGCGCGACGAAGCTGCCGCAGCAACGTTTGAATGATGGTATACTGGATGCTGGCGCAGAGGTCGGGCAGGTTGTCTTGGATGAACGCAGGGTCTTTGGCCGTTTGCTGGCGCAGGAAATACATAACGGCCGTTTTCAAGCCGCTGAAGCTGAAATCGTAGCCCGGCATGGTCCCGATGGGAAACGGAAAGCGCGTGGGGTTGCCCTGACGGGCCAGCTTGTCGAGGTGCGGCCCGCCGGGATACGGCAGACCGAGAAGCTTCGCCGTTTTGTCGAACGCTTCTCCCGCGGCATCGTCAATAGTTTGGCCGATGATTTCCATATCCAGCGCGCCGCGCACAATCACCAGTTGGGTATGCCCCCCACTGACCGTCAGACACAGAAACGGAAATTCGGGTCGCGGTTCCTCAATGAAATGCGCCAGGATATGCGCCCGCATGTGATTGACGGCGATGAGTGGCTTGCCCAGGGCCAGAGCAAAGGTTTTGGCAAACATGCCGCCTACCAGCAAGGAACCGAGCAAGCCTGGCCCCTGCGTAAAGGCCACGGCATCCAGGTCTTGCTTAGCAACGCCGGCTTTGTGCAACGCAGCCGTCACAACTGGAATCAGATGTTGCTGGTGGGCACGCGAGGCTAATTCGGGCACCACACCGCCGTATTGCTCGTGGACTTGCTGCGTGGCCACCACGTTGGAGCGGATTTCACCGTCTACCATGACGGCAGCGGAAGTATCGTCGCAAGAGGATTCGATGGCGAGAATGGTAGGCATACAGAGAAAAGTAAATTGAAGCAGGCACTGGAGGCACTACTCGTTGCAAAGGCGGTTTGCGCGGCAAGTTGTAATCAGAACAGACAACGGCTAAATGTTGTAGCAGCGGCTACTCACTTTCTATTTCTATTTTCTCGAACAGCTCGGCATAGAGTGGGCGCAACGTCTCACCGACGCTGCTCAACAGTTTGGGGTATTTGTGTA is from Hymenobacter tibetensis and encodes:
- the tsaD gene encoding tRNA (adenosine(37)-N6)-threonylcarbamoyltransferase complex transferase subunit TsaD — translated: MPTILAIESSCDDTSAAVMVDGEIRSNVVATQQVHEQYGGVVPELASRAHQQHLIPVVTAALHKAGVAKQDLDAVAFTQGPGLLGSLLVGGMFAKTFALALGKPLIAVNHMRAHILAHFIEEPRPEFPFLCLTVSGGHTQLVIVRGALDMEIIGQTIDDAAGEAFDKTAKLLGLPYPGGPHLDKLARQGNPTRFPFPIGTMPGYDFSFSGLKTAVMYFLRQQTAKDPAFIQDNLPDLCASIQYTIIQTLLRQLRRAAADHHLTQIALAGGVAANSGLRQALHDEAASQNWQVFIPDFQFCTDNAGMVAMTAQFQYQAGDFANQLVSSDPRLKLTSGS
- a CDS encoding arsenate reductase ArsC, yielding MSTTSNILVLCTGNSCRSQLLHGYLQQQLAGRATVYSAGVEVHGLNPRAVQVMAEDGVNISHHTSNHVDEYSAVPFDFVLTVCDHANEVCPAFPSSAQKLHHNFPDPAKATGTEEEVMQEFRSVRDQVKDYARDFVRAQFATT
- the smpB gene encoding SsrA-binding protein SmpB; amino-acid sequence: MVSKKEDTPKRVNILNRRASYEYAFLAKYDAGIMLQGTEIKSIRDGSVQIQDGFCVFQPDGSLWVHGLTIAKYTAGTYNNHEPTRPRKLLLNKRELNQLANKNQEQGLTIIPIRMFVNDRGFAKLEIALAKGKKLFDKRDSIKEKDQKRELDRARDY
- a CDS encoding alpha/beta fold hydrolase, translating into MSYIKAGQDANGEDIKLHYTDQGQGQTVVLIHGWPQSHEAWTYQLGELPKHGLRVVAYTRRGFGNSSKPFEGYDYDTLADDLKAVLDTLDLQNVTLVGFSMGGGEVARYMSRHGGARVAKVAFISAVTPYLLKTDDNPDGVPQSVFDDIQANIAKDRFDFLQSFGKDFYGVGALSKPVSQAVLDWSFGMASLGSHQATVQCATAFATTDFRSDLAAISVPALVIHGEDDKTVPIKNSGERMSQHLKHATYVVYDGAPHGLFITDKDKLNRDLVAFATGSSVEASK
- a CDS encoding HNH endonuclease gives rise to the protein MDQKVLVLNGDYTAITLCSVQKAFVLLFLEKAEMIANSENGVLRTVSKSYPKPSIIRLQRYVRVPYKGIALSRHNIMKRDHFECQYCGSTKNLTLDHVLPRSRGGDSSWGNLLTACSRCNHAKGHRTPQEAGLTIRQQPKKPTLSGFLKLSAGTIDHNWHAYLTN
- a CDS encoding ArsR/SmtB family transcription factor, producing the protein MTYAKTAVFTDEQQQLARVAKALAHPARVAIIQLLASKKTCISGDIAAELPLSRTTVSQHLQELKALGLIRGEIDGLTVCYCLNTELLRQVQQQFSAFFTEAMAVEACSPGTTCC
- a CDS encoding DUF3298 and DUF4163 domain-containing protein gives rise to the protein MSFPTSLVALRFAVLCMAGLFTACQSNTNSGAAATTVGNEQALAPATLQNSAGTWYRCYRGTVGPDTVTLHLQTWPTGFENRNQPTFFGCYSGADGQPHELTPDFDAVSSSDSVLVRDHNPSLLNEEANGPLWRLKLNGNELTGTRAAHPIRLREVQLPGSIALVSRYFTDSLAAFPKQPKSPHGRISLHTLLPANNSESERKALMTGMLRGLRGDTLDSQAAPASLEQYWQQQKSAFAKDYRADAADLAQDRPTEPDSSAAPSYDYMLRYEDQTVTHVFWNQDNLLSVGFFTYSYTGGAHGNYGTRATTFDMRTGKALRYADIFRPDATVSLSNLLDQAVRRTLRQTATTKLDEFLFVKKMPVSHNVYLTRSGAIFIYTPYEIASYAQGEIQVFVPLEQLRPLLRPGLPWGGGEISQR
- a CDS encoding thioesterase family protein; translated protein: MKLLFQPGDVQTYSFVVTAQDFAVLNGKLIHPVLSTFALGQALEWSSRQFVDLMLEEGEAGIGTMLLVEHHAPAFEGETVEIQAIFDELKGAELTCHVKAYVGERLVATGRTGQRIVDSAKLHARFNALRKTS
- a CDS encoding glycoside hydrolase family 3 C-terminal domain-containing protein, producing MKKPIIILSLAALVGGLLNVSQKSSANATQKVASSKPEDMPFRNPDLPIDQRVDDLVGRLTLPEKVSQMLNGSPAVDRLGIPAYNWWNEALHGVARTSMKTTVFPQAIGMAATFDKDAMLQMATITSDEARAVHQEYVRRGERGIYQGLTFWTPNINIFRDPRWGRGQETYGEDPYLTGQLGSALVKGFQGDDPKYLKITACAKHFAVHSGPEPSRHEFNAKISDYDLWDTYLPAFRDLIVDAKVAGVMCAYNAYASQPCCGSDKLMNEILYDKWKFNGYVTSDCDGINDFWQHHKTDPDAATAAANAVLHGTDIECATGKLFTYNSLLESVQRGLITEKQLDVSVKRLYKIRFQLGMFDPVERVKYAQIPMSVVESKPHQAHALKMAHESLVLLKNDKNTLPLRKDLKKIVVLGPNADNDAVQLGNYNGFPTNNVTPLEGIKAKLGTGTEVKYMQGVDYASNTVYEAFDINKNLVSDGQQGFKAEYFTGTNLEGKPVATAIENGLDRYLANTKVEIVKGLPAENISARYTTTFTPEKSEELAFQITGDDGYRLFVDNKLVIDNWKSRGVSTTQHIMKVEAGKRMELKIEYCQTDRRTILKFTGAHVVPMNAAAILSEVKDADAIVFVGGISPRLEGEEMKVDVEGFSGGDRTSIALPKVQTELMKVLHSSGKPVVFVMMTGSAIGCPWEAANLPAIVNTWYGGQSAGTALADVLFGDYNPAGRLPVTFYKSESQLPPFDNYDMAGRTYRYFKDTPLFPFGHGLSYTTFKYSNLKVLPSVQTGKPVAVSVEVQNTGKRPGDEVVQLYVKHVGAKGRVAIHALEGFERLPLKAGEKKTVRFTLTPRQLAMLDAKAQRIQQAGKVQVFVGGSQPLSTELTAGRVLKADVALTGSAFVVDKN
- a CDS encoding ArsI/CadI family heavy metal resistance metalloenzyme, translated to MEPAVFPRMHVSLYVSDLTATVNFYTAFFGQPAAKIRRGYAKYVLDKPSLIISFVENPERVASNFGHLGFQVETVEEMEQRLAVAHKFGLVAREEMGTSCCYAKQDKFWVNDPDGVEWEVYYFHADAEFNDPRYQQEYDQADASNTQCCIAPTAKAQPATLNVLDTAPMAFPLTAATPVIAPATACAPGGGCC
- a CDS encoding C40 family peptidase → MEHGICALSVVPVRAEPTDKAEIVTQLVFGECYSILLAQGQWIQIRTTADQYVGWMDVKQHTSITTDYLAAWQAQDHPRTLDVVQIVSDPDTRIPVQLGSRLPFFDGMTLRLGERQLFYNGAATNPQNGHGPHGPLDARLRLLQKMALVYLKAPYLWGGKSLFGIDCSGLMQQLYGLIGVQLPRDARQQINHGQTVHFVAQTQPGDLAFFDNAEGNIVHVGLLLDDQQIIHASGEVRIDPLDHNGIFNRDRQKYTHKLRLIKRLLTE